The proteins below come from a single Tribolium castaneum strain GA2 chromosome 9, icTriCast1.1, whole genome shotgun sequence genomic window:
- the LOC103312776 gene encoding uncharacterized protein LOC103312776, translated as MSGKDIKCCVCQKQFSAVFKLAKHARKYHPEQAADIIPKKSYKYQCLQCNKNFSLLKNFNYHKKTHNQSHNPPSKNTYDAVCPICQLKAPKDNLILHFKVEHDIKCETLAIEFTTFEEFSKWKSDMEHDTKSKYVAERGSQRGKDGTTIIKYCCHRSGKYVASGKGLRHLKTQGSNKIDGFCPARLKVIIDKNNQCKVSFIKQHVGHDEGDLRHLFLTLQERKCLANKMALKIPFPQILDEIRDSVVGSQLDRIHLLTRKDLSNIERSFHLQSSVVRHESDAVSVDAWVKQRESSGSILFYKPQGTQSESNSDLREEDFVLIIMNQGQEEILKKYGSDCICIDSTHGLNQYDFEMHTLLVIDDVREGFPCAFLISNRSDETVIKIFFHHIKERIGFQVTSKVFMSDMAEAYYKAWNFIMGPAKYRLFCTWDVDQSWRKNLSKIKTKEKQVMVYKYLRTLLEERDENAFLRMLNDFIRTITNDPETNEFSEYFKNNYINNRHCWAYCYRLHSGLNTNMHIERMHRTIKCIYFGGRKVKRLDKALDEIEKFIRDRLFNRRTVLFKDERNLLISEDPKASEVSGIVTGLTVNEALNPKEFDKQFIAKERQRLIETFIQLLEGATCMEQLEAAKNMCIALETTLQAIATKRELTTPSTRASPSNKKITPQRGVLHSTKKKNKRPSMTLVAPTNEEMQAIAIRTLSK; from the exons ATGTCAGGGAAAGATATCAAATGTTGTGTGTGCCAAAAACAGTTTAGTGCAGTTTTTAAATTGGCAAAACACGCGCGGAAGTATCATCCAG AACAAGCAGCTGATATCATCCCAAAGAAGAGTTACAAATACCAGTGTTTacaatgtaacaaaaatttttccctgttaaaaaattttaattaccatAAGAAGACGCATAACCAATCGCATAACCCACCTTCAAAGAACACATATGATGCTGTGTGTCCGATTTGCCAGTTGAAGGCACCAAAAGATAATTTGATATTGCATTTTAAAGTAGAGCATGATATAAAATGTGAAACACTAGCAATAGAATTTACTACCTTTGAGGAATTCTCAAAATGGAAATCAGATATGGAACATGATACCAAAAGTAAATATGTTGCAGAGCGGGGATCTCAACGTGGTAAAGATGGGACCACAATAATCAAGTACTGTTGTCATCGTTCTGGGAAATATGTTGCTAGCGGGAAAGGGTtaagacatttaaaaacacaaggttcaaataaaattgacggTTTCTGCCCTGCTCGTTTAAAAGTAATCATCGACAAGAACAACCAGTGTAAAGTGTCTTTTATCAAACAACACGTGGGTCACGATGAAGGAGATTTGCGGCATTTATTCCTCACCCTTCAGGAGAGAAAATGTTTGGCAAACAAAATGGCATTAAAAATTCCTTTCCCCCAAATTCTAGACGAGATACGAGACTCAGTGGTGGGATCACAATTAGATCGGATTCACTTACTGACCAGAAAAGATCTGAGCAACATTGAAAGGAGCTTCCACTTACAATCATCAGTCGTTCGGCATGAGAGTGATGCCGTCAGCGTTGATGCCTGGGTAAAACAAAGGGAAAGTTCTGGTAGTATTCTCTTCTACAAACCCCAAG GAACCCAATCTGAAAGCAATTCCGATTTACGAGAAGAGGATTTTGTACTAATTATTATGAACCAGGGTCAAGAAGAAATTCTTAAGAAGTACGGTTCAGACTGCATTTGCATTGATAGCACCCATGGCTTGAACCAATACGATTTCGAAATGCACACTTTATTAGTGATTGATGATGTACGGGAAGGATTTCCATgcgcatttttaatttccaatcGGTCAGATgaaactgtaataaaaatttttttccatcATATCAAAGAAAGAATTGGCTTCCAAGTTACTAGTAAAGTTTTTATGTCTGATATGGCAGAAGCCTATTACAAAGCTTGGAACTTCATAATGGGCCCTGCAAAGTATAG GCTTTTTTGTACTTGGGATGTGGATCAGAGTTGGAGGAAAAAcctttccaaaattaaaaccaagGAGAAACAA GTTATGGTTTACAAGTACCTACGGACTTTATTAGAAGAGAGAGATGAAAACGCATTCTTGCGTATGCTGAATGACTTCATTAGGACTATCACCAATGACCCAGAGACTAACGAGTTTTCTGagtacttcaaaaataattacattaacaaTCGGCATTGCTGGGCATATTGTTATCGTTTACACTCCGGGCTGAACACCAACATGCACATAGAACGCATGCACAGAACCATCAAATGTATCTATTTTGGTGGACGAAAAGTCAAGCGTTTGGACAAGGCATTAGATGAgatagaaaaatttataaggGATCGTTTATTCAACCGCCGTACAGTCCTGTTTAAAG ATGAACGTAATTTGCTGATCAGCGAAGATCCCAAAGCCTCTGAAGTTTCCGGAATTGTAACCGGCCTTACCGTCAATGAAGCTCTAAACCCCAAAGAGTTTGACAAGCAGTTTATTGCCAAAGAAAGGCAGAGACTGATTGAAACTTTTATTCAACTGCTAGAAGGTGCGACTTGCATGGAACAACTTGAAGCTGCGAAAAACATGTGTATAGCTCTAGAAACCACACTGCAAGCAATAGCAACGAAAAGGGAGCTAACAACACCGTCTACACGTGCAAGTCCtagcaacaaaaaaattacacctcAACGAGGTGTATTGCATTCcaccaagaaaaaaaacaagagaCCATCAATGACTCTAGTTGCGCCTACAAATGAAGAGATGCAAGCAATCGCGATACGAACGttgtctaaataa
- the LOC100142477 gene encoding E3 ubiquitin-protein ligase TTC3, with amino-acid sequence MELGVLKGPSELIASRVKAFKKCLRVATDCLTNKDYPNAEMIYGGILADLHKDCIVEVLNLNDLELFSLHICFAYSSIGANYKSEQALVILNSIHEPIKLPLVPYLKAFIHISNDRLSFANDELQFCNSLLKDGYNFKSNDILNEKIVPEISDEFLKLKLNGLKFICDLLLAREDNTNLKRCFKENWLKIGTLCEPDFESLTKNTVKETPKEEKVTKKTKKQTGAIKKMEKPAQSNKSIAIQTAPSKGINVSVQTMEKDIDKQLLAAVLEIKNRLNNIQNKKDGEIKQLQKKNNELNEKLVATNSTGEEKSPEFEFLKDQYLVLEKKFEQTQKQNELLQKLLIEQMQQRYQMQKSIYQMFEEKCDYRFSYLSDLYQYLYPSDKPTPEECKQEAFLWKNTQDKVSEAKKLFEAYYKTVDDLIIAKKYAEVKISDWPGIPNIPNDIQDVIYRSFKSMVQFNKNIYSATRPQQQYLSALGNYGNFKEYVRKSNNYSNNYKSYHQDGRTTGSPSYSQTPPPPPPSNTNGYPPSGNGCPPPANQNGYHPPSGHRYASPTPNNGYPPSSNGYPPPPPNVYQPQPPNIRKQVSPPSPPRVNSVNVYQLEQELLKFLQITFDSVPETDLLEAICLVRDNNNGGNLIGIPKQVLVPEIKKALKMKSAKNAWSNVSQPAWHNDHSEHKCCICFEDFDPSNSHMLSCQHEFHKQCITNWLKRQSACPVCRVHAVIDEEFPPLKS; translated from the exons ATGGAGTTAGGCGTTTTAAAGGGTCCCAGCGAACTTATAGCATCTCGAGTGAAAGCTTTCAAAAAATGCCTCAGAGTGGCCACTGATTGTCTAACAAATAAAGATTATCCAAACGCTGAAATGATTTACGGAGGTATTTTGGCCGATTTGCACAAAGATTGCATTGTTGAGGTTCTGAATTTGAACGATCTTGAGCTTTTCTCTTTGCATATTTGCTTTGCTTATTCCTCAATTGGAGCTAATTACAAATCAGAACAAGCTTTGGTTATTTTGAACTCCATACACGAACCTATAAAACTTCCATTGGTGCCTTATCTCAAAGCGTTTATTCATATCTCGAACGATAG ACTGTCGTTTGCTAATGACGAGTTACAGTTTTGTAATAGTTTATTGAAGGATGGTTATAATTTCAAGTCAAATGATATATTGAATGAGAAGATCGTACCTGAAATAAGCGacgaatttttaaagttgaaacTAAACGgattgaaatttatttg TGATTTGTTGTTGGCTAGAGAAGATAACACCAACTTGAAGAGgtgttttaaagaaaattggTTGAAAATTGGTACTCTTTGTGAACCCGATTTTGAAAGTTTAACAAAGAATACTGTAAAAGAGACTCCAAAAGAGGAAAAGGTCacaaagaaaaccaaaaaacaaaccggagcaatcaaaaaaatggaaaaaccagcccaaagtaataaaagtattgCTATCCAAACTGCTCCCTCAAAAGGGATAAACGTTTCT GTCCAAACAATGGAGAAAGACATCGATAAGCAATTATTGGCAGCTGttcttgaaattaaaaatagattaAATAACATACAAAACAAGAAAGATGGCGAAATCAAACAACTTCAGAAGAAAAACAACGAACTTAATGAAAAACTTGTTGCTACAAATAGCACGGGGGAGGAGAAATCCCCcgagtttgaatttttgaaagacCAGTATCTTGTCCTAGAGAAAAAATTTGAGCAAACACAGAAACAAAACGAACTGTTGCAAAAACTGCTCATCGAGCAAATGCAACAAAGATATCAAATGCAGAAAAGTATCTACCAAAT GTTTGAAGAAAAATGTGACTATAGGTTTTCATACTTGAGCGATCTTTACCAATATTTGTACCCTAGCGATAAACCAACGCCAGAAGAATGCAAACAGGAAGCGTTCTTGTGGAAAAATACACAGGATAAGGTTTCAGaagcaaaaaaactatttgag GCATATTATAAAACAGTTGATGAcctaataattgcaaaaaaatatgctGAAGTTAAAATAAGCGACTGGCCTGGAATACCCAATATTCCAAACGACATTCAAGATGTTATTTACCGCAGTTTTAAGAGTATggttcaatttaataaaaacatttacagtGCTACGCGTCCACAACAACA GTATCTGTCTGCGTTGGGTAATTATGGAAACTTCAAAGAATACG TGCGAAAATCCAATAATTACTCCAATAACTACAAAAGCTACCATCAAGACGGAAGAACTACAGGGTCCCCGTCATATTCACAAACTCCACCTCCTCCTCCCCCATCCAATACCAATGGATATCCTCCATCTGGAAATGGATGTCCTCCTCCTGCCAACCAAAATGGATATCATCCTCCATCTGGCCATAGATATGCTTCCCCAACCCCCAACAATGGATATCCTCCCTCCTCTAATGGATATCCTCCTCCACCCCCCAACGTATATCAGCCACAGCCACCTAATATTAGGAAACAGGTGTCGCCTCCGTCACCCCCTAGAGTTAATTCTGTTAATGTGTATCAACTAGAACAA gaattgcttaaatttcttcaaattaCTTTCGATAGCGTTCCCGAAACTGATTTGCTAGAAGCGATTTGCCTAGTTCGCGATAACAATAACGGTGGTAATCTTATAGGAATTCCGAAACAAGTACTAGTTCCTGAAATTAAGAAAGCTTTGAAAATGAAAAGTGCGAAAAATGCATGGAGCAATGTGTCTCAACCTGCCTGGCACAACGATCATAGTGAACATAAATGCTGTATTTGTTTTGAAGATTTTGATCCTAGTAACAGCCATATGCTATCGTGTCAGCATGAGTTTCATAAAcag tgcATTACTAACTGGCTGAAACGACAAAGTGCCTGTCCGGTGTGTAGAGTGCACGCCGTTATTGATGAGGAGTTTCCACCACTGAagtcttaa